From the Oryza glaberrima chromosome 5, OglaRS2, whole genome shotgun sequence genome, one window contains:
- the LOC127773166 gene encoding uncharacterized protein LOC127773166 — MLPKSSSQKTLRAAMLEERAASATSTTTMASRLLHSPDATVSNPSFRVYYGVASAGSVPFLWESAPGTPKNDAISAAALPPLTPPPSYYTTSKKGSAAAAKAKLAKSTSSKRLLCSSSRQAASFVHSIIPKLRRSHTMPSPMRSSASATAAAASDGEQVQCGAPRKRLVASPRSSFSSTSRGDDDDGEVASPTSTLCFRTRHSGGGGGGGRRLHGLLASVVGGN, encoded by the coding sequence ATGCTTCCGAAGAGCTCGAGCCAGAAGACGCTGCGAGCGGCCATGCTGGAGGagagggcggcgtcggcgaccagcacgacgacgatggccagccgcctcctccactcGCCGGACGCCACCGTCTCCAACCCTTCCTTCCGCGTCTACTACGGCGTCGCCTCCGCCGGCTCGGTGCCGTTCCTCTGGGAGTCGGCGCCGGGGACGCCCAAGAACgacgccatctccgccgccgccctgccgccgctcacgccgccgccgtcctacTACACCACCAGCAAGaagggctccgccgccgccgccaaggccaAGCTCGCCAAGTCCACGTCGTCCAAGAGGCTgctctgctcctcctccaggCAGGCCGCCAGCTTCGTCCACAGCATCATCCCCAAGCTTCGCCGGAGCCACACCATGCCGTCCCCTATGAGGAGCTCCGCCtcggccacggccgccgccgccagcgacggcGAGCAGGTGCAGTGCGGCGCCCCGAGGAAGAGGCTGGTGGCGAGCCCGCGGTCGTCGTTCTCGTCCACGTCgaggggcgacgacgacgacggcgaggtcgccTCGCCGACGTCCACGCTGTGCTTCCGGACGCGgcactccggcggcggcggcggcggcggcaggagacTGCACGggctcttggcgtccgtggttGGAGGTAACTAg